ATGACTATGCAGCGCTGCCCGGCATGCCGATTGCGCGCGGCTTTATTCGGGCCTATGCGAAGTTGCTGAAGGTTGATGCCGTGCCGTTGCTGGCAACAATTTCGGGCGATGCGGCAGTTGCCAATGAAGGCATTACGCCGCCGAGAACATTGTCGATGCCGTTTGCTGAAACACGCTTGCCCACCATGGTGAGCCGACAGGGGTTTTCTGGAAAAAGACTCACAGGCGTGCTCGCTGTTGTTGCACTTGTTGCCGGATTGGGAATGGCGCAGCAGTCCGGAAAATTAGGTGAAATGTTGCAGTCATTGACTTCTGCATTGGGTCACAGTGATGCTCTCGAATCCGTGTCGGCGCTTGCGTCAGCGACAGCACCCGCGCAAGCAGAGGTGACGGTTCCTGTGAGCGTCGAGAGTCTGTCGACGGCTACCTCGACTGGAGGCGAGGCAGCAAATGTAGCTCCGGTGGTTGCGATGGCTGAA
The Noviherbaspirillum cavernae DNA segment above includes these coding regions:
- a CDS encoding helix-turn-helix domain-containing protein, with protein sequence MSDQEVNASMASDLDVGVASESKTPGAQLAAVRQSHGWSVEQVASQLNLAPRQIHAIESDDYAALPGMPIARGFIRAYAKLLKVDAVPLLATISGDAAVANEGITPPRTLSMPFAETRLPTMVSRQGFSGKRLTGVLAVVALVAGLGMAQQSGKLGEMLQSLTSALGHSDALESVSALASATAPAQAEVTVPVSVESLSTATSTGGEAANVAPVVAMAESPVEVATTADTVAPTIEKTAMEHEALVLKAHADSWIEIKRPDNSIVFSGLVKAGKTETIDLPGPVSLVIGNASGVDASLRGTSLELKANTSSNVARLNLK